Proteins encoded together in one Colius striatus isolate bColStr4 chromosome 3, bColStr4.1.hap1, whole genome shotgun sequence window:
- the SCNN1G gene encoding amiloride-sensitive sodium channel subunit gamma, translating into MAPPGPEGGRAMAPGKKITARIKRTLPVKGPQAPTVSELMRWYCLNTNTHGCRRIVVSRGRLRRFLWILLTLGAVGLILWQCAELLMNYYSASVSVTVQFQKLPFPAVTICNINPYKYSSMKEYLSELDKETKKALETFYGFSEGKSKVRRSVDDEWNSTGSDFFKQIPLLKFEDFSRTATDLRSGQKRKIEGSVFHKDSSIVNSGDSNDIIGFQLCDANNSSECALYTFSSGVNAIQEWYKLHYMNIMAQIPLETKEKLSYSADDFLLTCFFDGLSCDKRHFTRFHHPLHGNCYTFNSGDNGTILSTSTAGSEYGLQVVLYIDEADYNPFLVTSTGAKIIVHDQNEYPFIEDIGTEIETAAATSIGMHFTQSRKLSKPYSDCTETGADIPVENLYNKSYSLQICLHSCFQKAMVDSCGCAQYAQPLPAGAEYCNYKKNPNWMYCYYKLHEKFVKEQLGCQQICKDACSFKEWALTSSIAQWPSIASEDWMLRVLSWDKGQKINKKLNKTDLANLMVFYKDLNERFISENPTNTIVILLSNFGGQLGLWMSCSVVCVIEIVEVFFIDSFSIVMRRQWQKAKKWWNNRKRERSGKPPQASDPERQGHDNPVCIDEDLPTFNTALRLPLPRDSPLPRTPPPNYSTLRLETAFTEQLPDTLEVGQH; encoded by the exons AtggccccgccgggcccggaGGGCGGCCGAG CCATGGCCCCCGGGAAGAAGATCACGGCCCGGATCAAGAGGACGCTGCCAGTGAAGGGCCCGCAGGCGCCGACGGTCAGCGAGCTGATGCGGTGGTACTGCCTGAACACCAACACGCACGGCTGCCGGCGCATCGTGGTGTCTCGGGGCCGCCTGCGCAGGTTCCTCTGGATCCTACTGACCCTGGGCGCCGTCGGGTTGATCCTCTGGCAGTGCGCCGAGCTCCTCATGAACTACTACAGCGCCTCAGTCTCCGTCACCGTCCAGTTTCAGAAGCTGCCCTTCCCTGCTGTCACCATCTGCAACATCAATCCGTACAA GTACAGTTCCATGAAAGAGTATTTATCTGAACTGgacaaagagacaaaaaaggcTTTGGAGACTTTCTACGGGTTTTCAGAGGGCAAGTCCAAGGTGCGCCGGTCGGTGGACGATGAGTGGAACAGCACAGGCAGCGATTTCTTCAAACAGATCCCTCTGCTGAAGTTTGAGGACTTCTCTAGGACAGCAACTGACCTTCGCAGTGGccaaaagaggaaaatagagGGCAGTGTCTTTCACAAGGATTCATCCATAGTGAATTCTGGGGATTCAAATGATATCATCGGCTTTCAGCTG TGCGATGCAAACAACAGCAGTGAGTGTGCACTCTATACATTCAGTTCTGGTGTTAATGCTATCCAAGAATGGTACAAGCTGCATTACATGAACATCATGGCACAAATTCCTCTGGAGACTAAAGAAAAATTGAGTTATTCTGCTGATGACTTTCTACTGACATGTTTCTTTGATGGCCTATCTTGTGACAAAAG gCACTTCACTCGTTTCCATCATCCTCTGCATGGCAATTGCTATACCTTTAACAGTGGAGACAACGGGACGATCCTGAGCACCTCCACTGCTGGCAGCGAGTACG GATTGCAGGTTGTCCTGTATATAGATGAAGCAGACTACAACCCCTTCCTGGTGACATCCACTGGAGCCAAGATCATTGTCCACGACCAGAACGAATACCCCTTCATTGAAGACATCGGCACAGAAATTGAGACTGCAGCGGCCACCTCCATCGGGATGCACTTT acTCAATCTCGAAAGCTGAGCAAACCCTACAGTGACTGTACAGAGACTGGTGCTGACATTCCAGTAGAAAATCTCTATAACAAGAGCTACTCATTGCAG ATTTGCCTGCACTCCTGCTTTCAGAAGGCCATGGTGGACTCGTGTGGCTGTGCCCAGTATGCACAGCCCCTACCTGCCGGGGCAGAGTACTGCAACTAcaagaaaaaccccaactgGA TGTACTGCTACTACAAGCTGCAcgagaagtttgtgaaggagcagctgggctgCCAGCAAATCTGCAAAGATGCCTGCAG CTTCAAGGAGTGGGCACTCACCAGCAGCATTGCCCAGTGGCCATCCATCGCATCAGAG GACTGGATGCTTCGAGTTCTCTCTTGGGACAAAGGGCAAAAAATCAACAAGAAGCTGAACAA gACAGACCTTGCAAACCTCATGGTGTTTTACAAGGACCTGAACGAGAGATTTATCTCAGAGAACCCCACCAACACG ATCGTCATTCTTCTTTCCAACTTTGGAGGCCAGCTTGGCCTTTGGATGAGCTGCTCAGTCGTTTGTGTCATTGAGATTGTTGAGGTCTTCTTCATCGATTCGTTTTCCATTGTAATGCGGCGCCAGTGGCAGAAGGCCAAGAAATGGTGGAACAACCGAAAAAGGGAGCGGTCAGGGAAGCCTCCGCAGGCCAGTGACCCTGAGAGGCAGGGCCACGACAACCCCGTCTGCATCGATGAGGACCTGCCCACCTTCAACACCGCCCTGCGCCTGCCGCTGCCCCGGgacagccccctgcccaggacTCCCCCTCCCAATTACAGCACTTTGCGGTTAGAGACTGCGTTCACGGAGCAGCTGCCCGACACACTGGAGGTCGGGCAACACTGA